One segment of Bradyrhizobium sp. WD16 DNA contains the following:
- a CDS encoding ATP-binding cassette domain-containing protein, with the protein MIAAVPAVAFDAVSKRYGTAAAKAVDAVTLNIAAGEFVAVVGASGSGKSTLLRFVNRLLDPDQGEVRIHGENTLSMDKIALRRHIGYVFQSGGLFPHLSVAANIGITPRLAGGDPAAIAARVDDLLDLVRLDRNYRDHLPEHLSGGQRQRVGVARALAARPDIVLMDEPFGALDPLTRDALGSDYLALHRRLELTTVMITHDMAEAVLLADRIAVMREGRLVAVGTARELAASSDAGVLALLRTPRRQAARLQDLMPPLPGEAS; encoded by the coding sequence ATGATTGCCGCCGTCCCCGCCGTAGCCTTCGACGCCGTCTCCAAGCGCTACGGCACCGCTGCCGCCAAGGCCGTGGACGCGGTGACGCTCAACATCGCCGCGGGCGAGTTCGTCGCCGTCGTCGGCGCCTCCGGCTCGGGCAAATCGACGCTGCTGCGCTTCGTCAATCGCCTGCTCGATCCCGACCAGGGAGAGGTCCGGATCCACGGCGAGAACACCCTTTCGATGGACAAGATCGCGCTGCGGCGCCACATCGGCTATGTCTTCCAGAGCGGCGGGTTGTTTCCGCACCTCTCCGTCGCCGCCAATATCGGCATCACGCCGCGCCTCGCCGGCGGCGATCCGGCGGCGATCGCGGCACGGGTCGACGACCTGCTCGATCTCGTCCGTCTCGACCGCAACTATCGCGATCACCTGCCGGAGCATCTGTCGGGCGGCCAGCGCCAGCGCGTCGGCGTCGCCCGCGCCCTCGCCGCCCGCCCCGACATCGTTCTGATGGACGAACCGTTCGGCGCCCTCGATCCGCTCACCCGCGACGCCCTCGGCTCCGACTATCTGGCGCTGCATCGCCGACTAGAGCTCACCACGGTGATGATCACCCACGACATGGCCGAGGCCGTCCTGCTCGCCGACCGCATCGCCGTGATGCGCGAGGGCCGGCTTGTCGCCGTCGGGACGGCGCGCGAACTCGCCGCCAGCAGCGATGCCGGTGTCCTGGCGCTGCTGCGCACCCCACGCCGCCAGGCCGCGCGGCTGCAGGATCTGATGCCGCCGCTGCCCGGCGAGGCATCATGA
- a CDS encoding NUDIX hydrolase: MIREVGSLALSFESWDWPFAMERRADILKHFADLKAEKPALFNGRVLLLREPRHQDGVFHARYFETDYATFLASRDWGWPDRAVFNGFGMGALRGSDGVFVLGEMAQQTANAGRIYFASGTPDPSDLRGAEVDMAGSVARELAEETGLTPGDYRAASRWHTVQIEQYIALMQPLDAHVPGAELRRRILDNLAAQAEPELAGVHLVRARRDLSAAMPSFIRAYIEAMLAA; encoded by the coding sequence GTGATCCGGGAGGTCGGCAGCCTCGCATTGTCGTTCGAGTCCTGGGACTGGCCCTTTGCGATGGAGCGGCGCGCCGACATCCTGAAGCATTTCGCCGATCTGAAGGCCGAGAAGCCGGCGCTGTTCAATGGCCGGGTGCTGCTGCTGCGTGAGCCGCGACATCAGGACGGGGTGTTTCACGCCCGCTATTTCGAAACCGACTATGCCACGTTCCTGGCGTCTCGCGACTGGGGCTGGCCGGACCGGGCGGTGTTCAACGGCTTCGGCATGGGCGCGCTGCGCGGCAGCGACGGCGTCTTCGTGCTGGGCGAGATGGCCCAGCAGACGGCCAATGCCGGCCGGATCTATTTCGCGTCCGGCACCCCCGACCCCAGTGACTTGCGCGGCGCCGAGGTGGACATGGCCGGCAGCGTCGCCCGTGAGCTCGCCGAGGAGACCGGATTGACCCCCGGCGATTATCGCGCCGCGTCGCGCTGGCACACGGTGCAGATCGAGCAGTATATCGCGCTGATGCAGCCGCTCGATGCGCACGTGCCCGGAGCCGAACTGCGCCGGCGAATTCTCGACAACCTCGCCGCTCAGGCGGAGCCGGAACTCGCCGGCGTTCATCTGGTCCGCGCCCGGCGCGACCTGTCCGCCGCGATGCCGTCGTTCATCAGGGCGTATATCGAGGCGATGCTGGCAGCTTGA
- a CDS encoding ABC transporter substrate-binding protein: MTRTMTVSLTTRRLIALKRLAAVAALAIGLGGPGWASQACAQAVEKPDLVLGVGGKNLLYYLPLTLTERLGYFKQEGLNVTITDFGGGAKALQSLIGGSADVVTGAYEHTIRMQAKGQDIVAVIELGRFPGIVLGVRKDKAAQVRSFKDLKGMKIGVTAPGSSTNFFVNALIAREGLKPDDVAIIGVGAGLSAVAAMKKGDLDAISNLDPVMTKLEQDGDIAVLADTRTEEGNMKLFGGNNPAAVVYLKRDFVRKYPVTTQHVVNAFYKSLVWLRTASPEDIARIVPEEYYLGDRALYLASVKASAPMYSRTGVIPPAGMANALDMLLRFDPELKDAKVDLSRTFDGGFVAKAGGQ, encoded by the coding sequence ATGACGAGGACCATGACCGTGTCGTTGACCACGCGCAGATTGATCGCTCTCAAGCGCCTCGCCGCCGTCGCGGCGCTCGCCATCGGACTGGGGGGGCCGGGGTGGGCGTCGCAGGCCTGCGCCCAAGCCGTGGAAAAGCCGGATCTCGTCCTCGGCGTCGGCGGCAAGAACCTGCTGTACTACCTGCCGCTGACGCTTACCGAGCGGCTCGGCTATTTCAAGCAGGAAGGGCTTAACGTCACGATCACCGATTTCGGCGGCGGCGCCAAGGCGCTGCAGTCGCTGATCGGAGGCTCGGCGGATGTCGTCACCGGCGCCTATGAGCACACCATCCGCATGCAGGCCAAGGGGCAGGACATCGTCGCGGTGATCGAGCTCGGCCGCTTCCCCGGCATCGTTCTCGGGGTCCGCAAGGACAAGGCGGCGCAGGTCAGGTCGTTCAAGGATCTCAAGGGCATGAAGATCGGCGTCACCGCGCCGGGCTCATCGACCAATTTCTTCGTCAATGCGCTGATCGCCCGCGAGGGATTGAAGCCGGACGATGTCGCCATCATCGGCGTCGGCGCCGGCCTCAGCGCGGTCGCCGCCATGAAGAAAGGCGATCTCGACGCCATTTCCAATCTCGACCCGGTGATGACCAAGCTCGAGCAGGACGGCGACATCGCGGTGCTGGCCGATACCCGCACCGAGGAAGGCAACATGAAGCTGTTCGGCGGCAACAATCCGGCGGCGGTGGTCTATCTCAAGCGGGACTTCGTCCGGAAATATCCGGTGACGACCCAGCACGTCGTCAATGCCTTTTACAAGTCGCTGGTATGGCTGAGGACGGCGAGCCCCGAAGACATCGCCAGGATCGTGCCCGAGGAATATTATCTGGGCGATCGCGCGCTCTATCTTGCCTCCGTCAAGGCCTCCGCGCCGATGTATTCCAGGACCGGGGTGATCCCGCCGGCCGGCATGGCCAATGCGCTCGATATGCTGCTGCGCTTCGATCCTGAACTCAAGGACGCCAAGGTCGATCTATCCAGGACATTCGACGGCGGCTTCGTCGCCAAAGCAGGAGGGCAGTAG
- a CDS encoding ABC transporter permease/substrate-binding protein, whose protein sequence is MTIDPRWHEALGHLPDYLGNHVRVSLAALALGLVVALPLGLIVRRRPLLRGALLGFAGVVQTVPGLALLALFFPLLLALSAVSQRWFGIGFSGFGFLPSVLALALYSLLPVLRNTITGLDGIDPVLRQAADAVGMTERQALWMIELPLALPVIMAGIRTAAVWVIGTATLSTPIGQTSLGNYIFAGLQTQNWIFVVVGCTAAALLALAVDQVLALMEAGVQRRSRGRIALAACGLLALAAATLAPGLGRASATYVIGAKTFTEQYVLAALMTQRLEAEGLSARSRQGLGSSVAFEALASGSIDAYVDYSGTLWANQLHRTDLPPLGQLQDSLRSELARRRITLFGPLGFENAYALVMPRARAAALGLHSIADLADKAGRLTIAGDYEFFSRPEWATLRQAYGLSFRGQRQMQPDFMYAALKAGEVDVIAGYTSDGQIARDDLVALDDPAHAIPPYDAVLLLAPHRADDARLKAALTPLIGRLDVAHMREANLRAATSGASPAEVARWLWQATGKR, encoded by the coding sequence ATGACCATCGATCCCCGCTGGCACGAGGCGCTCGGCCATCTGCCCGACTATCTCGGCAACCATGTCCGTGTCAGTCTTGCCGCGCTGGCGCTCGGGCTTGTCGTCGCCCTCCCCCTTGGGCTCATCGTGCGGCGCCGGCCGCTGCTCCGCGGCGCGTTGCTCGGCTTTGCCGGCGTGGTTCAGACGGTGCCGGGCCTTGCGCTGCTCGCCCTGTTCTTTCCCTTGCTGCTGGCGCTTTCGGCGGTTTCGCAGCGCTGGTTCGGCATCGGGTTCTCCGGCTTCGGCTTCCTGCCGTCGGTGCTGGCGCTCGCGCTCTACAGCCTGCTGCCGGTGCTGCGCAACACCATCACCGGACTGGACGGCATCGATCCGGTGCTGCGCCAAGCGGCGGACGCGGTCGGCATGACCGAGCGCCAGGCGCTGTGGATGATTGAATTGCCGCTGGCCCTGCCGGTGATCATGGCCGGCATCCGCACCGCGGCGGTGTGGGTGATCGGCACCGCGACATTGTCGACACCGATCGGCCAGACCAGCCTCGGCAACTACATCTTCGCCGGGCTGCAGACGCAGAACTGGATCTTCGTCGTCGTCGGCTGCACCGCGGCAGCGCTGCTGGCGCTTGCTGTCGATCAGGTGCTGGCGCTGATGGAGGCCGGCGTTCAGCGCCGCAGCCGCGGCCGTATTGCCCTCGCCGCCTGCGGGCTTCTCGCCCTGGCCGCGGCGACCCTCGCCCCGGGGCTTGGCCGCGCTTCGGCGACTTACGTCATCGGCGCCAAGACCTTCACCGAGCAATATGTGCTGGCGGCCCTGATGACCCAGCGCCTGGAGGCCGAGGGACTTTCTGCCCGCAGCCGCCAGGGATTGGGCTCCAGCGTCGCCTTCGAAGCGCTCGCCAGCGGCAGCATCGATGCCTATGTCGATTATTCCGGCACCTTGTGGGCCAACCAGCTCCACCGCACCGATCTGCCGCCGCTCGGCCAGCTGCAGGACAGCCTGCGCAGCGAGCTGGCACGCCGGCGCATTACCCTATTCGGGCCCCTCGGCTTCGAGAATGCCTATGCCCTGGTGATGCCGCGTGCGCGCGCCGCCGCGCTCGGCCTCCACAGCATCGCCGATCTCGCCGACAAGGCCGGCCGCCTGACCATCGCCGGGGATTACGAGTTCTTCTCGCGGCCCGAATGGGCGACGCTGCGGCAAGCCTACGGGCTTTCCTTCCGCGGCCAGCGCCAGATGCAGCCCGACTTCATGTATGCGGCGCTCAAGGCCGGCGAGGTCGATGTCATCGCCGGCTATACCAGCGACGGCCAGATCGCCCGCGACGATCTCGTCGCGCTCGACGATCCCGCACACGCGATTCCGCCCTATGACGCGGTGCTGCTGCTGGCGCCGCACCGCGCCGACGACGCCCGGCTCAAGGCGGCGCTGACGCCGCTGATCGGCAGGCTCGACGTGGCGCATATGCGCGAGGCGAACCTGCGCGCGGCGACCAGCGGCGCCTCGCCCGCCGAGGTGGCGCGCTGGCTATGGCAGGCGACCGGGAAGCGCTAA
- a CDS encoding LysE family translocator: protein MSYELLLGFVGFAVAALYTPGPNNVMLMASGLNFGFRRTLPHVAGVTIGFSVLVAIVGIGLGAVFEALPLLQTVLKYAGAAYLVYLALALALAQPSAATGDKGGRPLTFFGAALFQWINVKGWVIAIGTVTAYAAIAPYPWNMVALSALLLAIGLTSSMTWVVFGTALQAVVRSPRALRIFNLAMAALLLASLWPVLAGA, encoded by the coding sequence ATGTCGTACGAACTGTTGCTCGGCTTTGTCGGCTTTGCGGTCGCGGCGCTCTATACGCCGGGGCCGAACAACGTGATGCTGATGGCTTCGGGCCTGAATTTCGGGTTCCGGCGCACGCTGCCTCATGTCGCCGGCGTCACCATCGGGTTCTCGGTGCTGGTCGCCATCGTCGGCATCGGCCTCGGCGCGGTGTTCGAGGCGCTGCCGCTGCTGCAGACGGTGCTCAAATATGCCGGCGCCGCCTATCTCGTGTACCTGGCGCTGGCGCTCGCCCTTGCGCAGCCCTCCGCGGCCACCGGGGACAAGGGCGGCCGGCCGCTGACCTTCTTCGGCGCGGCGCTGTTCCAGTGGATCAACGTCAAGGGCTGGGTCATCGCCATCGGCACGGTGACCGCCTATGCGGCGATCGCGCCCTATCCCTGGAACATGGTGGCGCTCTCCGCCCTCCTGCTGGCCATCGGACTGACCTCGTCGATGACCTGGGTGGTCTTCGGCACCGCACTGCAGGCCGTGGTGCGATCGCCGCGCGCCCTGCGGATCTTCAATCTCGCCATGGCGGCCCTGCTGCTCGCCTCGCTCTGGCCGGTGCTGGCGGGGGCATAA
- the ilvN gene encoding acetolactate synthase small subunit produces MNQPASAYFLEDRKDPNETHTLSVLVANEPGVLARVIGLFSGRGYNIESLTVSETEHQKHVSRITIVTTGTPQVIQQIKHQLDRMIPVYNVVDMTLAGNAIERELAMVKVRGTGEPRVECLRLAEAFRARVIDASTESFVFEITGATGKIDQFIDLMKPLGLVDVARTGVAAITRGPEAM; encoded by the coding sequence ATGAACCAGCCCGCTTCCGCCTACTTCCTCGAGGACCGCAAGGACCCCAACGAGACCCATACGCTGTCGGTGCTCGTCGCCAACGAACCTGGCGTGCTCGCGCGGGTCATCGGCCTGTTTTCGGGCCGCGGCTACAACATCGAAAGCCTCACGGTGTCGGAGACCGAGCACCAGAAGCACGTCTCCCGCATCACCATCGTCACCACCGGGACGCCGCAGGTGATCCAGCAGATCAAGCATCAGCTCGACCGCATGATCCCGGTCTACAACGTCGTCGACATGACGCTGGCCGGCAACGCCATCGAGCGCGAGCTCGCCATGGTCAAGGTGCGCGGCACGGGCGAGCCGCGGGTGGAATGCCTGCGTCTCGCCGAAGCGTTCCGCGCTCGCGTGATCGATGCCTCCACCGAGAGCTTCGTGTTCGAGATCACCGGCGCGACCGGCAAGATCGACCAGTTCATCGATCTGATGAAGCCGCTCGGTCTCGTCGACGTGGCGCGCACCGGCGTCGCCGCCATCACCCGCGGTCCGGAAGCGATGTGA
- a CDS encoding ABC transporter ATP-binding protein, with product MQDGTAAAVALKDATVAFRLAARRAYTAVAQASLAVAPGEFVAIVGPTGCGKSTLLNVAAGLLRPASGSIEIFGEPLRGLNRQAGYLFQADALFPWKTAIENVAIGREIEGRQRARTREEAQRWLDKVGLGAFANRYPHMLSGGQRKRVGLAQVLIRDPQILLMDEPFGPLDAQTRQIMGNLLLDLWSAARKAVLFVTHDLEEAIALADRVVIMSAGPGSHIIGDWRVSLPRPRDIFEIRLSKEFHELHREIWGVLRAEVVKSYAA from the coding sequence GTGCAGGACGGAACCGCGGCGGCCGTCGCGCTGAAGGATGCGACGGTGGCATTCCGCCTCGCCGCGCGCCGCGCCTATACGGCGGTCGCGCAGGCCAGTCTCGCGGTTGCGCCGGGCGAATTCGTCGCCATTGTCGGCCCAACGGGCTGCGGGAAATCGACCCTGCTCAACGTCGCCGCGGGCTTGCTGCGGCCGGCGTCCGGCAGCATCGAGATCTTCGGTGAGCCGCTGCGCGGCCTGAACCGGCAGGCCGGCTATCTGTTTCAGGCCGATGCGCTGTTCCCATGGAAGACCGCGATCGAGAATGTCGCGATCGGCCGCGAAATCGAGGGCCGGCAGCGCGCCAGGACGCGGGAGGAGGCGCAGCGCTGGCTCGACAAGGTGGGGCTCGGCGCCTTCGCAAACCGCTATCCGCACATGCTGTCCGGCGGCCAGCGCAAGCGGGTCGGCCTTGCCCAGGTCCTGATCCGCGATCCGCAGATCCTGCTGATGGACGAGCCGTTCGGTCCGCTCGATGCCCAGACCCGGCAGATCATGGGCAACCTGCTGCTCGACCTGTGGAGCGCGGCGCGCAAGGCGGTGCTGTTCGTCACCCACGACCTCGAGGAGGCGATCGCGCTCGCCGACCGGGTCGTGATCATGTCCGCCGGTCCCGGCTCCCACATCATCGGCGACTGGCGGGTGAGCCTGCCGCGGCCCCGCGACATTTTCGAGATCCGGCTGTCAAAGGAGTTCCACGAGCTGCATCGCGAGATCTGGGGCGTGCTGCGTGCCGAAGTGGTGAAGAGCTATGCAGCCTGA
- the ilvC gene encoding ketol-acid reductoisomerase — MRVYYDRDADINLIKGKKVAVVGYGSQGHAHALNLKDSGVKDVAIALRKGSASAKKAEAAGFKVLEVTEAAKWADVVMMLTPDELQADIYRDHLHDNLKKGAALLFAHGLNVHFNLIEPREDLDVLMVAPKGPGHTVRSEYQRGGGVPCLIAIHKDASGNAHDLGLSYASAIGGGRAGIIETSFREECETDLFGEQVVLCGGLVELIKGGFETLVEAGYAPEMAYFECLHEVKLIVDLIYEGGIANMNYSISNTAEYGEYVTGPRIVTAETKAEMKRVLADIQNGIFTRNWMLENKVNQTSFKATRAKLAQHPIEAVGAKLREMMPWIRKGALVDKSKN, encoded by the coding sequence ATGCGTGTTTATTACGACCGCGACGCCGACATCAATCTGATCAAGGGCAAGAAAGTCGCCGTCGTCGGCTATGGCAGCCAGGGCCATGCCCACGCGCTCAACCTGAAGGACTCCGGCGTCAAGGACGTGGCGATCGCGCTTCGCAAGGGCTCGGCGTCGGCGAAGAAGGCCGAGGCCGCCGGGTTCAAGGTGCTCGAGGTCACCGAGGCCGCGAAGTGGGCCGACGTCGTCATGATGCTGACCCCGGACGAACTGCAGGCCGACATCTATCGCGATCACCTGCACGACAACCTGAAGAAGGGCGCCGCGCTGCTGTTCGCTCACGGCCTCAACGTCCACTTCAACCTGATCGAGCCGCGCGAAGACCTCGACGTCCTGATGGTGGCGCCGAAGGGCCCGGGCCACACCGTGCGTTCGGAATACCAGCGTGGCGGCGGCGTGCCCTGCCTGATCGCGATCCACAAGGACGCCTCGGGCAATGCCCATGATCTCGGCCTCTCCTATGCGTCGGCGATCGGCGGCGGCCGCGCCGGCATCATCGAGACCTCGTTCCGCGAGGAATGCGAGACCGACCTGTTCGGCGAGCAGGTGGTGCTCTGCGGCGGCCTCGTCGAGCTGATCAAGGGTGGTTTCGAAACCCTGGTCGAAGCCGGCTACGCGCCGGAGATGGCGTATTTCGAGTGCCTGCACGAAGTGAAGCTGATCGTCGACCTGATCTATGAAGGCGGCATCGCCAACATGAACTACTCGATCTCCAACACAGCCGAATACGGCGAATACGTCACCGGACCGCGCATCGTGACGGCGGAGACCAAGGCTGAGATGAAGCGCGTCCTCGCCGACATCCAGAACGGCATCTTCACCCGCAACTGGATGCTCGAGAACAAGGTCAACCAGACCTCGTTCAAGGCGACCCGCGCCAAGCTCGCCCAGCATCCGATCGAGGCGGTCGGCGCCAAGCTCCGCGAGATGATGCCGTGGATCAGGAAGGGCGCGCTGGTCGACAAGAGCAAGAACTGA
- a CDS encoding ABC transporter permease, whose amino-acid sequence MNRAVLFLLQALVAVVAIALWQILTTVPIFGVTVLPPFFFSTPGAVWTRIVKWVAEGTIWRHLVVTLIESMLAFVIGALAGTLIGFWFARQQSVAAVFDPYVKMMNALPRVVLAPIFALWLGLGIWSKVALGITLVFFVVFFNVYQGVKEASTTLVDNARMLGMSERQLLRHVYWPSALSWMFSSLHTAVGFAVVGAVVGEYLGASAGLGYLIQQAEGVFDVAGVFAGMIVLAVFVVIIDMVVSRIERRLLVWRPAAGERT is encoded by the coding sequence ATGAACCGCGCGGTGCTGTTCCTGCTCCAGGCCCTGGTCGCGGTGGTGGCGATCGCGCTGTGGCAGATCCTCACCACGGTGCCGATCTTCGGCGTCACGGTGTTGCCGCCGTTCTTCTTCTCGACGCCGGGCGCGGTCTGGACGCGCATCGTCAAGTGGGTCGCCGAGGGCACGATCTGGCGCCATCTCGTGGTGACGCTGATCGAGTCCATGCTCGCCTTCGTCATCGGCGCGCTCGCCGGGACCCTGATCGGCTTCTGGTTCGCCCGCCAGCAGTCCGTTGCTGCGGTGTTCGACCCCTACGTCAAGATGATGAACGCGCTGCCCCGCGTGGTGCTGGCGCCGATCTTCGCGCTGTGGCTCGGACTAGGCATCTGGTCGAAGGTGGCGCTCGGCATCACCCTGGTGTTCTTCGTGGTGTTCTTCAACGTCTACCAGGGCGTCAAGGAAGCGAGCACGACACTGGTCGACAACGCCCGCATGCTCGGCATGAGCGAGCGCCAGCTCCTGCGCCATGTCTACTGGCCATCGGCGCTGTCCTGGATGTTCTCCTCGCTGCATACCGCAGTGGGATTTGCCGTGGTCGGCGCGGTCGTCGGCGAATATCTCGGCGCTTCGGCCGGCCTCGGCTACCTGATCCAGCAGGCGGAGGGGGTATTCGACGTCGCCGGGGTCTTCGCCGGCATGATCGTGCTTGCCGTCTTCGTCGTGATCATCGACATGGTGGTCAGCCGGATCGAACGGCGCCTGCTGGTATGGCGGCCGGCGGCTGGCGAACGGACGTGA
- the miaA gene encoding tRNA (adenosine(37)-N6)-dimethylallyltransferase MiaA — protein sequence MLIAGPTASGKSALALDLAGAVGGTVINADSMQVYRDLRVLTARPTAAEEAAVPHRLYGHVDAAVNYSAGMWLADAASVLEDARAEGRVPIFTGGSGLYFKALTRGLSAVPPIPAEIREAIRGRLERDGPEALHRELARRDEAGAGRLKPRDRVRIARALEVIEATGRPLADWHREELPPLLPPEGTVAVFLAPERAALYARIDARFVAMMDSGALEEVAALAARRLDPLLPAMKAHGVPALIRHLDGEISREEAIRIGQLDTRHYAKRQFTWFRHQLDEFLWVSPDDGREVLAMIESRLNLP from the coding sequence GTGCTTATCGCAGGGCCGACCGCCAGCGGCAAGTCGGCCCTGGCGCTTGACCTCGCCGGCGCCGTCGGCGGCACCGTGATCAATGCCGATTCCATGCAGGTTTACCGCGACCTGCGCGTGCTCACTGCCCGCCCGACGGCGGCGGAAGAGGCGGCCGTGCCGCACCGGCTCTACGGGCATGTCGATGCGGCGGTGAATTATTCGGCGGGCATGTGGCTGGCAGACGCGGCGAGTGTTCTCGAAGACGCCCGTGCCGAGGGGCGGGTGCCGATCTTCACCGGCGGCTCCGGGCTCTATTTTAAGGCGCTGACGCGCGGCCTGTCGGCGGTTCCGCCGATTCCCGCCGAAATCCGTGAAGCCATCCGCGGCCGTCTGGAGCGTGACGGTCCCGAGGCTCTTCATCGCGAACTCGCCCGCCGCGACGAAGCCGGTGCGGGGCGGCTCAAGCCGCGCGACCGCGTCCGCATCGCGCGGGCCCTCGAGGTCATCGAGGCGACCGGACGGCCGCTGGCCGACTGGCATCGCGAGGAGCTGCCGCCGCTGTTGCCACCGGAGGGCACCGTGGCGGTGTTTCTGGCGCCTGAGCGTGCGGCGCTCTACGCCCGGATCGATGCGCGCTTCGTCGCGATGATGGACAGCGGTGCGCTCGAGGAGGTCGCGGCCCTGGCGGCGCGGCGGCTCGATCCGCTGCTGCCGGCGATGAAGGCGCATGGCGTGCCGGCCCTGATCCGTCATCTCGACGGCGAGATCAGCCGCGAGGAGGCGATCCGCATCGGCCAACTCGACACCCGTCATTACGCCAAGCGGCAGTTCACCTGGTTCCGGCACCAGCTCGACGAATTCCTCTGGGTATCCCCGGACGACGGGCGAGAAGTTCTCGCCATGATTGAATCACGCTTGAATCTTCCCTGA
- a CDS encoding acetolactate synthase 3 large subunit produces the protein MSEQTSHDPNQMTGAAMIVRALIDHGVKHIFGYPGGAVLPIYDEIFQQSDVEHILVRHEQGAGHAAEGYARSTGLPGVVLVTSGPGATNMVTPLADALMDSIPLVCITGQVPTHLIGNDAFQECDTVGITRPCTKHNWLVRRIEDLPRVLHEAFYVATSGRPGPVVVDVPKDVQFAMGTYTPPCKSDVHVSYNPRLKGDTQQIRKAVALLAGARRPVIYSGGGVINSGPEAARLLRELVEVAGVPITSTLMGLGAYPASGKNWLGMLGMHGTYEANMAMHDCDVMLCIGARFDDRITGRTDAFSPGSKKIHIDIDPSSINKNIRVDVPIIGDVASVLGDLLQVFKAEAKAPDVAAWWKQIATWRARNSLAYKKNDEIILPQYAIQRLYALTRGRDTYITTEVGQHQMWAAQFYGFEEPHRWMTSGGLGTMGYGLPAALGVQVAHPDSLVIDIAGDASVQMTMQEISTAVQYELPIKIFILNNQYMGMVRQWQQLLHGNRLSHSYSEALPDFVKLADAYGGVGMQVTKPGDLDGAIEEMIRVKRPVLFDCRVAALENCFPMIPSGKAHNEMLLPAEANDEATARAFAGGKALV, from the coding sequence ATGAGCGAGCAGACGAGCCACGATCCCAATCAGATGACCGGCGCCGCGATGATCGTTCGCGCACTCATCGATCACGGGGTCAAGCACATCTTCGGCTATCCGGGCGGCGCCGTGCTTCCGATCTACGACGAGATCTTCCAGCAGAGCGACGTCGAGCACATCCTGGTGCGCCATGAGCAGGGCGCCGGCCATGCCGCCGAGGGCTATGCCCGCTCCACTGGCCTGCCCGGCGTCGTGCTGGTCACCTCGGGCCCCGGCGCCACCAACATGGTGACGCCGCTCGCCGATGCGCTGATGGATTCCATTCCGCTGGTCTGCATCACCGGCCAGGTGCCGACGCATCTGATCGGCAACGACGCCTTCCAGGAATGCGACACCGTCGGCATCACGCGGCCCTGCACCAAGCACAACTGGCTGGTGCGGCGGATCGAGGACCTGCCGCGCGTGCTGCACGAAGCCTTCTACGTCGCCACCTCCGGCCGGCCCGGCCCGGTCGTGGTCGATGTGCCCAAGGACGTCCAGTTCGCGATGGGGACCTATACGCCGCCGTGTAAATCCGACGTCCACGTCTCCTACAATCCGCGGCTCAAAGGCGACACGCAGCAGATCCGGAAGGCGGTGGCGCTGCTGGCCGGTGCCAGGCGGCCGGTGATCTATTCCGGCGGCGGCGTCATCAATTCCGGCCCCGAGGCCGCGCGGCTGCTGCGCGAGCTCGTCGAGGTCGCCGGGGTTCCCATCACCTCGACGCTGATGGGCCTTGGCGCCTATCCGGCATCGGGCAAGAACTGGCTGGGCATGCTCGGCATGCACGGCACCTACGAGGCCAACATGGCGATGCATGACTGCGACGTCATGCTGTGCATCGGTGCGCGCTTCGACGACCGCATTACCGGCCGCACCGACGCCTTCTCGCCCGGCTCCAAGAAGATCCATATCGACATCGACCCGTCGTCGATCAACAAGAACATCCGGGTCGACGTGCCGATCATCGGCGATGTCGCCAGCGTGCTCGGCGACCTGCTGCAGGTGTTCAAGGCGGAGGCCAAGGCGCCGGATGTCGCCGCCTGGTGGAAGCAGATCGCGACCTGGCGGGCGCGCAATTCGCTCGCCTACAAGAAGAACGACGAGATCATCCTGCCGCAATACGCCATTCAGCGGCTTTACGCCCTGACCCGCGGCCGCGATACCTACATCACCACCGAGGTGGGCCAGCATCAGATGTGGGCGGCGCAGTTCTACGGCTTCGAGGAGCCGCATCGCTGGATGACCTCCGGCGGCCTCGGCACCATGGGCTATGGCCTGCCGGCAGCGCTGGGCGTCCAGGTCGCCCATCCCGACAGCCTCGTTATCGACATCGCCGGCGATGCCTCGGTGCAGATGACGATGCAGGAGATATCGACGGCGGTGCAGTACGAACTGCCGATCAAGATCTTCATCCTCAACAACCAGTACATGGGCATGGTGCGCCAGTGGCAGCAGCTGCTCCACGGCAACCGCCTGTCGCATTCCTATTCGGAGGCGCTGCCGGATTTCGTCAAGCTGGCGGATGCCTATGGCGGCGTCGGCATGCAGGTGACCAAACCCGGCGATCTCGACGGCGCCATCGAGGAGATGATCCGCGTCAAGCGGCCGGTGCTGTTCGACTGTCGCGTCGCCGCGCTGGAAAATTGCTTCCCGATGATCCCGTCGGGCAAGGCCCACAACGAGATGCTGCTGCCGGCGGAAGCCAACGACGAGGCCACCGCCAGGGCCTTCGCCGGCGGCAAGGCGCTGGTGTGA